In a genomic window of Aggregatimonas sangjinii:
- a CDS encoding beta-ketoacyl-ACP synthase III: MKDVYITKIAKFLPNDPIDNDHMEERLGMIGGKPSRARSIILRSNKIKTRYYAIDENGGSTHNNAELTAEAIRALGNDEMLEEVELLSCGTSTPDHLLPAQASMVHGLLKNGTMEVNTAAGVCCSGMSALKYGFMAIKAGQVSKAICTGSERSSSLTKASMFTNEMVHLEELENNPIIAFDKDFLRWMLSDGAGAVLLENKPNKDISLKIEWMEGFSYAHEMETCMYAGGEKFEDGSLKPWADYSTEEWSQKSVFSIKQDVKLLGAHILVKAADSLKRAYTKHNIGPDDIDYFLPHISSYFFKQGFYDEMKKNGIEMPFEKWFLNLDKVGNIGAASIYIMLEELMNSGTLKKGDRILLFVPESSRFSYIHTYLTVH; the protein is encoded by the coding sequence ATGAAAGACGTTTACATTACCAAAATAGCTAAATTTCTGCCTAACGACCCCATTGATAATGATCATATGGAGGAACGTTTGGGTATGATCGGTGGCAAACCCTCCAGAGCAAGAAGTATTATCTTACGCAGCAATAAGATTAAAACGAGATATTACGCCATTGACGAAAATGGGGGCAGTACCCATAACAATGCCGAACTGACCGCAGAAGCCATTCGCGCCCTTGGCAATGACGAAATGCTTGAGGAAGTTGAGTTGCTTTCTTGCGGCACTTCAACGCCCGACCACCTGTTACCGGCCCAAGCTTCTATGGTACACGGCCTTTTAAAGAACGGTACGATGGAGGTGAATACGGCCGCAGGGGTATGTTGTTCTGGAATGAGCGCCTTAAAATATGGTTTTATGGCCATCAAGGCAGGACAGGTTTCGAAAGCCATTTGTACCGGATCTGAGCGTTCCTCATCGCTCACCAAAGCGAGTATGTTCACCAACGAAATGGTTCATTTAGAAGAGCTTGAAAACAATCCCATTATCGCATTTGATAAAGATTTTTTGCGTTGGATGCTTTCCGATGGCGCCGGCGCTGTACTTCTTGAAAATAAGCCAAATAAAGATATCTCCCTCAAAATAGAGTGGATGGAAGGGTTTTCCTATGCCCATGAAATGGAAACTTGTATGTACGCCGGCGGCGAGAAGTTCGAAGACGGAAGCCTAAAGCCTTGGGCGGATTACAGTACAGAGGAATGGTCACAGAAATCGGTCTTTTCCATAAAGCAAGATGTAAAATTACTCGGGGCGCATATCTTGGTAAAAGCCGCCGACAGCCTAAAAAGAGCTTATACGAAACACAATATAGGCCCGGATGATATCGATTATTTTCTTCCGCATATTTCATCTTATTTTTTCAAGCAAGGTTTTTATGACGAAATGAAGAAAAACGGTATCGAGATGCCTTTTGAAAAATGGTTTTTGAACCTGGATAAGGTAGGGAATATAGGAGCTGCCTCCATCTACATCATGCTAGAGGAACTTATGAATTCGGGAACCCTGAAAAAAGGAGACCGCATATTATTGTTCGTTCCCGAGAGCAGTCGGTTTTCTTACATTCACACCTACCTAACGGTACATTAA
- a CDS encoding dialkylrecorsinol condensing enzyme DarA, whose protein sequence is MKEVLVVYYSQTGQLADIITNIVSTLKDERITITYHRILPKKPFEFPWKDEDFMGAFPDSFLQVPHEINEPEPETMNKKYDLVILGHQVWYLSPSIPVNSFLKSDAAIKILQDTPVITVIGARNMWYQAQEKLKRLLLECNAKLVGNIVLTDRNINNISVLTIEYWMMTGKKDHMWGFLPKPGVSDKDIAQAVKFGPPIKEALLENNLENLQQKLVALGAVNVKIALAMTDKRGNVIFSKWAALVTKKSEAGEESRKRWLRYFKRYLQFAIWIIAPVVFIVFLLTYIPLYGKHQKDKKYYSSVALRK, encoded by the coding sequence ATGAAAGAAGTTTTAGTCGTTTACTACTCACAGACAGGACAGCTGGCGGATATCATCACCAATATCGTTTCTACCCTCAAAGACGAAAGAATAACCATTACATATCACAGGATTCTTCCCAAAAAACCTTTTGAATTTCCATGGAAAGACGAGGATTTTATGGGTGCGTTTCCAGATTCTTTTCTTCAGGTTCCGCACGAGATCAACGAGCCGGAACCTGAAACAATGAACAAAAAGTACGATTTGGTCATCTTAGGGCATCAAGTTTGGTACCTGTCACCGTCTATCCCCGTAAATTCCTTTTTAAAATCGGATGCAGCCATAAAAATATTACAAGACACTCCTGTGATCACGGTCATCGGGGCGAGGAATATGTGGTACCAAGCCCAAGAAAAGTTAAAGCGACTGCTGCTGGAGTGCAACGCCAAATTGGTAGGCAACATTGTTCTGACCGACAGAAACATCAACAATATCAGTGTTCTAACCATCGAATATTGGATGATGACGGGCAAAAAAGACCATATGTGGGGATTTCTGCCAAAACCCGGGGTATCCGACAAAGATATTGCGCAGGCCGTAAAATTCGGCCCCCCTATAAAAGAAGCACTCTTAGAGAACAACTTAGAAAATCTTCAGCAAAAATTAGTGGCACTCGGTGCGGTAAATGTCAAGATTGCACTTGCGATGACCGATAAAAGAGGAAATGTCATTTTCTCGAAATGGGCGGCCCTTGTAACGAAGAAAAGTGAGGCAGGGGAGGAAAGCAGAAAAAGGTGGCTTCGGTATTTTAAACGATACCTACAATTTGCCATCTGGATTATCGCCCCTGTCGTTTTTATTGTATTTTTGCTGACTTATATCCCGCTGTACGGTAAACACCAAAAGGATAAGAAATATTATTCTTCGGTAGCCCTGCGCAAGTAG